In Maylandia zebra isolate NMK-2024a linkage group LG9, Mzebra_GT3a, whole genome shotgun sequence, the genomic stretch caccatttgaccttagaactgaagaagcttctcggatgagaggtgaaacgtcttcaagcaacttaaagaagtccagacgcttttctttgcaagctcctttgacgaaGCAGTatgttaatgaaaaaaaaattgtttgttgCAGGATTCGATTTGTTTTCATAGCTTGTTTTCACAGCCAGTACAGTCagagcaagcaaacaaacaaaaacacaaaaacaaaaaggaaatgattttaaatgtatCTAATTAAATTACATATACAATTTGTACATTGTAAAATGTTAGAATTAATAGAATCTGGTCAAATGAAATTTACTTGATTGGCATAGATTTAGTTTATACCAAGTATATTTTCCGTGATGATTgctaatttaaataaataaatctttgattttatatatttcatttacattttactcAAAATTCTTGCTTCATGTTTACTTGAGGTTAAGCTTTATTTACTGTGTACCCTGGGGGTTGGAATAACAGTTTCTTTTGTTTAATATGACGATAGGGGCTTCTCAGTGTCAACTTTATATTTCAATTTTGTGGGATATATTTTGCGGAAATTTGTGTAATTAAACCATTTATATCATTAGAACTATTTTGTaaaatattgtattatttaatattGATACTTTAACTTGCTTGTTACTGTTCTTACTGTGTTGGAGCAACTGTGACCTTTTAATTTCCTCTGGGATTAAAAAATATTCTGATTTTGATTCTTGCTTCTAAATGCACATTTTGGAATGAAGAATTTGCCATAGATTACGAGTAACAACACAATAACTACTGTAACAAATTTGTGGCATTATCAGTTTGTACAAATCACTATTACTGGAATAATAGTAAAGGTAACAGTTGCAGTCTTATCTAAAACGCACATACGTGATCACACTGCAATTTCAAACTCACGTTAATAGATGTCGCTATTAGTTACGGAGCTGCTTGAAACACCAACGAAGAAGTAGAAGACTTCCGGATGAGCAGTACATATGAGGAAACTGGCCTGTGCTCGGTCTTTTCACCGACAGCTAACCACGTTGGTGGCGTGCTTTCCTGGCTCACCGCTGTTCGCTTGAATTTTTTTCCGAATAAGTCGGTCAGGAATATTCACAATGGTATGTGCTGTTTGATTATGTCAACCAACAAGTTGTATGCAGCTGGTTTTTGCTAACTGCTTGATAATTTGTAGAGTAATTTGAACTCAAGAGTTCTACGGAGTGTCGCTGCTAATGCCGACAGCTAATGGCGCTCGCAGCCCCTTCATAAACACCGTCCAAACGGACTGTAGATAGTTACTAACGTTAGCAAGCTGTAGATTCATGCGGCTGTGGATGTTAAATGCACAGTTAACGTTTCGGCGCATTTCTAAGCGAGGCAGAAGACTCTCTTATATAAAGTTCAAGCTTCCTCTTGACTCGCGCGTTTTGTGGGGGCCGGTTGTTGCTGAAAGTAAATCATCGGGGTGTCCCAAATTATAGTTCTCTGCCGCTGCGTTCAGGTGCTTTTGCCCGGGCTTCCGAATCAGTGTAAAAGGAATCAAACCTAAACTAGTTCGCTGCGCGTGTTCTTGAgatctccccctttttttttggggggggggggggggttgtttaatTGTAAGCCATGCTGTGTAATAGTCTgtggaccttttttttttttttttaaatacatcgTCCTGCAATATCAAGGATGGGCCTGAGTAACTGCTTTTTCCTCCTCACATCCAGGCTTTTAAGGACACCGGCAAGGCACCAGTTGACACTGAGGTTGCCATCCACCGCATCCGCATCACCCTCACCAGCCGCAACGTCAAATCTCTGGAGAAGGGTAATTAAGCTCAGATTTAGTTAATGTTGTGAGTTTAACCTGACCTGAGCTATGAGGACAAAAATTTGACTGATAAACCCTGATTTATGTATACGCTATTCTGAGCCACGGCTTGGAAAGCAAATCAAGGCAAAGTGATGACTGGCCGTGTTTTCaagtttttgtgcatttctgcTCTGCAGTCTGCGCAGACCTGATCCGTGGGGCTAAGGAAAAGAACCTGAAGGTGAAGGGACCTGTCCGCATGCCAACCAAGGTACTGAAGACCATGGCTCAGAACTCTTATCTAACACCACATTGGAATAAATTGCTTTTTCTTGATTGCGTATCCTGAATgcttgatcattttattaaagtaaaatgcatttctcttcctccctccagACTCTGCGCATCACCACCAGAAAGACTCCCTGTGGTGAAGGGTCCAAAACCTGGGATCGCTTCCAGATGAGGATCCATAAGCGCCTGATTGATCTGCACAGCCCATCTGAAATTGTCAAGCAGATCACCTCCATCAGCATCGAACCTGGTGTAGAGGTCGAAGTCACTATCGCTGATGCATAAATGACCCAGATTTTTCAATAAAGCAATGAATGAGGAAACTATGACGTGGTGGTGTTTGGGTTTGTGATGGTGGGAAACCTCAAAAGGGCCAAGTTTGCGATGAGTGTCTAGATGTTAATTGTAAACTTAAGCAAAATCTGCCTACAGGTACAAATAAAGGAACCTGAAAAAGCAGTCTTAGACGCTCACTGAATGGCTGTAGTTTTCAAAAGCAATAGATATAAATTTGCCTTTTATTAATGTCTTAAAGGAAAGAAAGTGCCAAAGGTTTTACTAAGTTAAAATGAGTGTAAACATTTGTCAGTTGAAGAATTATTAGGGAAACCTTGAACTAAGGGGGCTAGTGAAATATGACAACTGTAAAccagagttggatgtctcgagaccggtcttcacttttacgtggtcttggtcttgcTTTCTCAGATCGACAAAGTGTTcaggagatttggagtcaaccatggggggtggcttactgggcttaagcccgggtcatttttttcagaagcccggggtcttttggagtgtaatttgtttcatagtaagatgcctgactgacaactataaaacaaaaactacacaccATATTCCAAGCGCACAGCACACAGTACTAAATTCCCTTTaattttggtatgatccgagctcaggcactagtAGACTCAGCACAACGCTTGCGCATGTGAGCAAGGGGGGAGAAGCTGCTCCCTGCGAGTTTactgcagacagaggagagcttaagtttgaccaggtaccaaagcaaatcattggCACTGttctaataatgtaaatatgacaatgtttcacaaaagattgatatcaaactgatcacttgacccatattacgttacttgctcttcgagtgaatcaacaaatggcgaaatgaaaagccgaacaacaataatgctttctttttagagagtcttagcttacatgtgtgtttatttcatattttcagttgttaccctccacggctaaacaaactaaatcggtttcagatatgtactgatgaacacaacaatggccataaggagcttctttcaaagaaaaaactcaggtagatgttattttatgtattatgctttggatgttgttcagtatatttctatgcaaaacaagaggaatttcaattcacagcagtatattcacagttgaaaccagatctTTACATAAACTTTAGAGAGAAAAcatagaaacatttttttactgttaaacatcaatttagagtaaacttgttttgttttagataaataaatattgaaatatcttttgaattagttaaatgtcagaataaaaagaGGAAGCTGTCTATTTTTCAttactttcatcaaatttaggagtacatatacattaagtttattgttaattaataagaaaactccagacgattccattctgagctgaagaagcttctgacaggttcgtagagtccatgtgagtaaattggtggcacagctgtggatgcatataaggcaaaacacagagcctgtttctttgacatgggaaaatcaagagatgtcaaccaaaacaccaggaaaagaattgtggagctgcataagtgtggctcaattttgaatacaatttggtgccatttacaattaagaaatacagacaatTTACTCTTAaatttaacaaatatgtttttatatttattaatctaaaaaataaacatttagtctgattcgatgttacaattaaaaacgtttttgtgtttttatctgaagagtgtgTAAAtgtctggtttcaactgtatatttgatgatgttggtgtttggcttgattgtcagcacaaagagggagagagaggagcagagagggagagagaggagcagagagggagagagaggaacatagagggagagagaggacagaacagagatggaacaagagcaggtgacacacatgttagtcaaatggttgtttgctaaaactcatcagaacatgtATCTAGTACCTTGTGTGACTTCTGAGAtaccatttgttacttttcaaattctatatttattaagttatgcaggcttgtttgcacaataaggctaaataattatataagcTGCTCtgaatctaaatagtggactttggtagaattaaaaaataagtgtagtgcaggtctatgatgatttttagtgctactatcatctagttttgattctggttctgttttggttaagtcctcagtagtcctgattttgaactcttGTAGTCCTGTTTTGATTCccgatcagttctgggtctgtttgaattggggtttagtcctcgtgtcttgatacagtttaaggtgtcctgcatatgtgatatttattttttcctatatgaagtcattcttttttgaacaaaactcaaaacagagcctattaatctatcagtcatttctaccctcgctttattttctttcgctgctcagctctcacacagtgccTCAGCTGTGCTCCAAtccctccatattgtggccaatcacatgcgaggatataggataatatcattgtgtgaaaaacagagagggtgagagacgtgctaaagcaaaaacacataaatatgcctgacacccgtaaacgaagcagcatctggctgcagtttaaagacttttttgtctgtctctgtctcgtCTCGACTTGGTCTCGACTTGTTCTtagtcttgtcttggtctcgataccctctggtcttggtcttggtttTGGCGGTCTTGACTGCAAGTCTAGTTGCACCAGTGGTGCCATGAGCAGTATCTATCTGCTGCTCATCAGCTGCTATGCCGTGGCTATTGTCACAATGTGGTGTATTTGGATCACTCAATCCTAAGTGGATATGGATATGATCCAGGATTGGATGTTTTGTAAAAAATTTGAAAGGAACAATTGTTCCTTTCCCCTTTGCTGTGTACTCTGCTGATGCTGTTTTCAAAACCTACCACACTCATGTACAGTATCAGTGTCACACTGAGATATTtcaaagataataataatacattttatttgaaagcgcCTTTCAAAAACTCAAGGTCACTGTACACATTAGAataaaaagcaacataaaaacaagcaGTTTACACAATCGTAAAAGCATAAGACATAAACTAATTTAAAAGAGCAGAGTGGAGAGGTTATGTGGGATAAGCTATTTTGAACaagtgagttttgagttgggacttaaagagagagaaggaagagatgtTTCTTAAATCAGGAGGTAGGGGATTCCAGAGTCGTGGAGCAGAGTAGCTGAAAGCCCTGCTCCCCATGGTGGCAAGACGGGGGGAGGGGAcggagagtgaaagggaagaagtAGATCTGAGACAACGAGATGGGGCGGTGATCTTAACCAGATCAGAAAGATATGGAGGGCAGAGATGATGAATAGCCTTAAATGTGTACAAgagtattttgaaattgatacgatatttgaccgggagccagtgaagctgctgcagAACAGGAGTAATGTGGTGGATAGAAGGGGTCCTGGTGATgatacgggcagcagagttctggacgcgttgaagcttgtggatggatttttgagtataaaaataacctgaataaatacaaataaagggAAAGAGCTGTCCAGACCTCTGTCTCTGACCATCTGTGTTAACACTTGAAATCGGaaacatgtaaatgtaacaaacatgttaaaacataagaaatcaggaaggggcaaaaaaagcattttgctaaaaaaagatttagagcagaagtttttaaaatgaagatatattgcatttatttacaattaaaaacacacagagcagaaagtgtgttactgttttacatccacagacacacaagaaaagaagccggcaacatgaggtcaagttatggcaattttatttgtgtatttcagtacatgtattcagaatagagtttttaaaaacaaacaaacgtcccaagtcaagtttggggggatttttgtgaaagaaaggttgagagagggggaaggaggaagaaactattgCTCTCCTTAAacttgatgctgctgggtcagttttttctcagcagtctgctccagaatcccctcctgtcctcggctttcttttctttttcttttgccttcagctcttttaaggttttgtttAGCTGCTCCTCGGCGTCTTTAAatgcttctttcagctgctgtttggccagtttgactttctgtttcaggagctctttagcttcctttttgtgcttttgcatttctttaagtGCATCTTTG encodes the following:
- the rps20 gene encoding small ribosomal subunit protein uS10; translation: MAFKDTGKAPVDTEVAIHRIRITLTSRNVKSLEKVCADLIRGAKEKNLKVKGPVRMPTKTLRITTRKTPCGEGSKTWDRFQMRIHKRLIDLHSPSEIVKQITSISIEPGVEVEVTIADA